From the genome of Geothrix sp. 21YS21S-4, one region includes:
- the tgt gene encoding tRNA guanosine(34) transglycosylase Tgt: MSKITTPDFALIPEASCGVARAGRFPTSHGEVLTPAFMPVGTQGTVKGITPVQLGDLGPQVILGNTYHLGLRPGDELVARLGGLHRFMGWEGPILTDSGGFQVFSLASLRKMSEDGVTFRSHLDGSSQFLSPERSMEIQRNLGSDICMALDECPPGRMERTPLEASMARTTRWLARSRAVPLQSHQGLFAINQGGTHLDLRRRHLEEALELDARTPFQGFAVGGLSVGEPKAEMNAVLAEFVKELPQDRPRYLMGVGTPEDLLFGIEHGVDLFDCVLPSREARHGRILTSRGKLNLKNARHREADIPLDPDCGCYTCRTFSRAYLHHLFRCGELLAFTLNTIHNLSYTVGLTRAARQALLENRFPAFVRSARAGWTTEEP; the protein is encoded by the coding sequence ATGTCCAAGATCACAACTCCTGATTTCGCACTCATCCCCGAGGCCTCCTGCGGCGTAGCCCGCGCAGGCCGATTCCCCACCTCCCATGGCGAGGTGCTGACGCCTGCCTTCATGCCCGTGGGCACCCAAGGGACGGTGAAAGGCATCACCCCCGTCCAACTTGGGGACCTCGGACCCCAGGTGATTCTAGGCAATACTTACCATCTGGGCCTCCGGCCCGGCGATGAACTGGTGGCCCGCCTGGGCGGCCTTCACCGTTTCATGGGATGGGAGGGACCCATCCTCACGGACTCGGGCGGGTTCCAGGTCTTCTCCCTGGCCTCCCTTCGGAAGATGAGCGAGGACGGAGTCACGTTCCGGAGCCACCTGGACGGCAGTTCCCAGTTCCTCTCCCCCGAGCGGAGCATGGAGATCCAGCGGAACCTGGGGTCGGACATCTGCATGGCCCTGGACGAATGCCCGCCGGGCCGGATGGAGCGGACGCCGCTTGAAGCCAGCATGGCGCGGACCACCCGCTGGCTCGCCCGCAGCCGGGCCGTGCCCCTCCAGTCCCACCAGGGGTTGTTCGCCATCAATCAAGGGGGGACCCACCTGGACCTCCGCCGCCGCCACTTGGAGGAGGCCCTGGAGCTGGACGCCCGGACTCCGTTCCAGGGCTTCGCCGTGGGCGGCCTCAGCGTGGGGGAACCCAAGGCCGAGATGAATGCCGTCCTGGCGGAGTTCGTGAAAGAGCTGCCCCAGGACCGGCCCCGCTACCTGATGGGGGTCGGGACACCGGAGGACCTCCTGTTCGGGATCGAACATGGGGTAGATCTGTTCGACTGCGTGCTGCCCAGCCGGGAAGCGCGCCACGGCCGCATCCTCACCAGCCGGGGGAAGCTCAACCTCAAGAACGCCAGGCACCGCGAGGCGGACATTCCCCTGGATCCGGACTGCGGATGCTACACCTGCCGCACCTTCAGCCGGGCCTACCTCCACCACCTGTTCCGGTGCGGAGAGCTGCTGGCCTTCACGCTGAATACCATCCACAACCTGAGCTACACTGTGGGGCTCACCCGCGCCGCGCGGCAGGCCCTGCTGGAGAACCGTTTTCCGGCCTTCGTCCGGTCCGCGCGCGCCGGATGGACGACCGAGGAGCCTTGA
- the yajC gene encoding preprotein translocase subunit YajC — translation MMYALLQQPASGGPAWIQFVFIGGMALMFYFLLIRPQSKARKETEARLSKLKAGDEVVLTSGLYATIDRVEDKHIWVKLGGSVVKARRAAVAALASEPETQN, via the coding sequence ATGATGTACGCCCTTCTTCAGCAGCCCGCGTCCGGCGGACCGGCCTGGATCCAGTTCGTGTTCATCGGCGGCATGGCCCTGATGTTCTACTTCCTCCTCATCCGCCCCCAGAGCAAGGCCCGCAAGGAGACGGAGGCCCGCCTGTCCAAGCTGAAGGCCGGCGACGAGGTCGTCCTGACCTCCGGTCTCTACGCCACCATCGACCGGGTGGAGGACAAGCACATCTGGGTGAAGCTGGGCGGATCGGTGGTCAAGGCGCGGCGGGCCGCCGTCGCTGCCCTGGCCAGCGAGCCCGAAACGCAGAACTGA